TCGACCAACCAGCGGTGCAACGAGTCGCCGCCGAGGTGCTTGCCGGCGACCAGCCAGGCCACGCCGTCCGGCGCCAACCGGGGCAGCCAGAGCGCGAGCAGCGCGTGCAACTCGCTCTTGCCGATCCGGATCGGCGGGTTGGACCAGATCTCGTCGAACCGGACGGCCTGGTCGACCTCGTCGGGCGCGCTCACCCGGACGCCGAGCGCCGCGGTGTTGGCCGCCGTCAGCGCGCGGGCCCGGGCGTTCACGTCGACCGCGTACACCGTCGCCCGCGGCGCCACGGTGGCCAGCACGCTCGCGATCGGCCCGTAGCCGCAGCCGAGGTCGAGGAGGTTGCCCGCCGATGCCGGGCCGGGCAGGTCGGCCTTGCGCAGCAGCACGCCGGTGCCCGGGTCGAGCCGGTAGGCGGAGAACACCCCGCCCGTGACGCGAAGGCTGAACTCGTGTCCCCCGGCGGCGAACTCGACGATGCGCTCGGCGCCGGCGGTGGCCGCGTCGGGCTCGGCGGTGAAGTAATGGTCCCCGGTCACGCCCCGCATTCTCGCCCACCGCCAGCGCGGTCACCCGAACGGGCGCCACCCTTTCGGCGGGCCGGCCACGAATCCGCGGTCTGTCGCCATCGCCAGGGCCTAGCGTGGCCGGCGTGCTACTGCGGCGGGTGCTCGCGACCTGGTGGTCACCGACCTGGCGACCGTCCCGGCGCTGGCGGCCGGCCTGGGCGCTGGCGGCGTTCGCGGTGCTCACGCTCGCCGGCTACGGCACCTACCTCGTGTCCGCCGGAGGCCAGCAAGGCGTCGCGGCGGCCGAACAACCCGCGGCCGCGATCGTGCTGCGCGAGCTGACCTCGCGGGCCGACGACCCGCGCCCGCTGACAGCGGCCGAGGTCTTCCCCGGACCGGTGGTGGTCGCCGGGCCGGAGGGCCACACCTACCGGGTGCTCCGGGTGCAGGCGCTGGACCGGTGCGCGGTGGCGGCCGACGGCGGCGTCGTGGTGCTGCTCGAGGCGGCCGGGTGCAGCCAGGTGGTGCGCGCGACGCTGCGCTCCCCCGACGGCTTCTACGTGGTCACCGCGGGTCTGCTCAACCTCGCCGACGCGGCCGGCGCCCAGGCGGTGCACGGCGGCATCAGGTCGGTGCTCGACGCGGGCAACGGTCGGCTGCGCGGCCTGCCCGCGGGCCCCGGCACCGGCGCGCTCGCCCGGGACAAGACGCAACTCGGCTGGCACGTCCGCGGCCATTTCCTGGCGTACGCGGTGATCGCCCGCAGCGACGGCGGCAAGATCTATCCGGAGGACCCGGACGCCCGCCAGATCCTCTCCGACCTGATCGAGCAGTATCTGCACACCCGCGTGCTGGACCGCCGCGCCGCTAGCTAGCCGGCGCCCGCAGGCGGCGGGTCGCCGCGGCCCGCGCGGCCAGCGCACCCGACGACTCCGGATAGCCGACCGCGACCAGCGTCAGCCCGTGCGCCGGCGCCACCGTCACGGCACTGCTGCGCTCCCGGCGGGTGAGCTGCGCAGCCGGCCACGACGTGTCTCGGCGACCGTCGCCGGCGACCAACATCGCACCGACCAGGCTGCGCACCATCGCCTGGCAGAACGCGTCGGCCTGCACCGTCGCCTCCAGCACCCCGGAGGCGTCCCGGCGCCAGTCGAGCCGGGTCACCTCGCGCACCGTGGTGGCGTTCTCCTTGCGCTTGCAGAACGCGGCGAAGTCGTGCTCGCCGTGCAGGCCCACAGCGGCCTCGTTGAGGCGGTCCAGGTCGAGCGTGCGGGGCCAGGCCAGCGTGTCCAGCCGGCGCAGCGGGTTGGCACCCCAGGGCGCGTCAGTGACCCGGTAGACGTAGCGGCGGAACAGCGCCGAGAAGCGGGCGTCGAACTCGGCCGGCGCCTCGGTCAGCGCGGTCACCCGCACGTCACCGGGCAGCAGGCCGGCCAGCCGGCGCAACAGCGTCGGACCGGTCGCCGCCCAGACCGGATCGGGCAGGTCGACGTGCGCGACCTGGCCGGTGGCGTGCACTCCGGCGTCGGTGCGCCCGGCCACGGTCAACCCGGTCGCCACGTCGGCGCCGAGCACCTGTTCCAGGACCGAAACCAACGAGCCGGCGACGGTACGCCGTCCAGGTTGCACCGCCCAGCCGGAGAAGTCGGTGCCGTCGTAGGCGATGTCCAGTCGCGCGCGCACGTCGTACCCCCTGATGAGACGAAGAAGGCGCCCCGCGAAGGGCGCCTTCATCGTCGTGCGGTGCTGCTTAGTTGTCGTCGTCCTTAGCTTCGGTCGTGACCGGAGCCGAAGTCGACGTGGCGGCCGGGGGCTGCTCGTCCTCGCGGGTGAGCGCCTCGACCTTGTCCCGCTGCGCGGCGGCCTTGCGGGCCGCCTTCTTCGCCGGCGCGGCCGGAGCCTCGACCAGCTCTTCGACCAGCTCGATGATCGCCATCGGAGCGTTGTCGCCCTTGCGGGGAACGGTCTTGATGATCCGCGTGTAGCCACCGTTGCGGCTGGCGTAGCGCGGGGCGATCTCGTCGAACAGGGCGAAGACCACGTCCTTGTCCCGGACGACGGTCAGCACCCGGCGCCGGGCGTGCAGGTCACCGCGCTTGGCCTTGGTGATCAGCTGCTCGGCGAGCGGACGCAGGCGCTTGGCCTTCGTCTCCGTCGTGGTGATCTTCCCGTGACGGAACAGCGCGGTGGCCAGGTTGGCCAGCAGCAGCCGTTCGTGCGCCGGGCTACCGCCGAGGCGGGGGCCCTTGGTGGGCGTGGGCATCGTTGGTGCTCCTCAGGTGTCGCAGCGGGGTGTCAGAGCTGCTCGGTCTCGCGGTAGTCGTCGGTGTCGTAGTCAACCTCGCCGAAGGAGTCCACGACGTGCGCGGGGTCGAAGTTGGGCGCCGAGTCCTTCAGGCCCAGACCCATGCCGGCGAGCTTCATCTTGACCTCGTCGATCGACTTCTGACCGAAATTCCTTATATCGAGGAGGTCGGCCTCCGTGCGCCCGATGAGCTCACCGACGGTGTTGATGCCCTCGCGCTTGAGGCAGTTGTAGGAACGGACGGTCAGGTCCAGCTCCTCGATCGGCAGCGCCAGGTCGGCAGCGAGCTGCGCGTCCTGCGGCGACGGGCCGATGTCGATGCCCTCGGCGGTCTCGTCGAGTTCGCGGGCCAGGCCGAAGAGCTCGACCAGGGTGGAGCCGGCGGACGCCAGGGCGGTGCGCGGGCCGATCGACGCCTTGGTCTCGACGTCGATGATCAGCCGGTCGAAGTCGGTGCGCTGCTCGACACGGGTCGCCTCGACCTTGTAGGTGACCTTCAGCACCGGCGAGTAGATCGAGTCGACCGGAATCCGGCCGATCTCGGCACCCGCGCTCTTGTTCTGGTTCGCGGTCACGTAGCCGCGGCCCCGCTCAACGGTCAGCTCCATGTCGAGCCGGCCCTTGCTGTTGAGCGTCGCCAGCTTCAGGTCGGCGTTGTGCACCGAGACGCCGGCCGGGGGCTGGATGTCGCCCGCGGTGACGTCGCCGGGGCCCTGCTTGCGCAGGTACATGCTGACCGGCTCGTCGTGCTCGGAGCTGACGCACAGCTCCTTGACGTTCATGACCAGCTCGACGACGTCTTCCTTGACGCCCGGGATGGTGGTGAACTCGTGCAGCACGCCGTCGACCTTGATGCTGGTGACAGCCGCGCCCGGGATCGAGCTGAGCAGGGTCCGGCGCAGCGAGTTGCCGAGCGTGTAGCCGAAGCCGGGCTCGAGCGGCTCGATGGTGAACCGGGAACGGGTTTCGCTGATCGACTCCTCGGAGAGGGTCGGCCGCTGGGTGATGAGCACTTCGTTTCTTCCTTCGTTCGGGACCGCCCACTATTTGACGGTCGCCTTGATGTGGGGGGTCCCGCACCGCGGAACGGCGCGGGAACCCCCGCGAGCTGCTACTTGGAGTAGAGCTCGACGATCAGCTGCTCCTGGACCTGGGTGTCGATCACCTGGCGGGCCGGGAGGGTGTGCACCAGCACCTTGTGCTGGGTGGGGATGGCCTCGAGCCACGCCGGGACGGTCTTCGAACCCGCCTCGGCCTGCGCGATGATGAAGGGCGTCATGTCCTGCGACTTCTCGCGCACCTGCACGATGTCGTGTTCCTTGACGCGGTAGGACGGGATGTCCACCTTCTTGCCGTTGACCACGAAGTGGCCGTGCTTCACGAGCTGACGAGCGTGGTCACGGGACTTGGCGAGGCCGGCCCGGTAGACCACGTTGTCGAGGCGCGACTCGAGGATCTGGAGCAGGACCTCACCGGTCTTGCCCTTCTTCGAGACGGCTTCCTCGTAGTAACCGCGGAACTGCTTCTCCAGCACGCCGTAAACGCGGCGGGCCTTCTGCTTCTCACGAAGCTGGAGCAGGTATTCGGTCTCCTTGGTGCGGCCGCGGCCGTGCTGTCCGGGCGGGAAAGGCCGGGACTCGAACGGGCACTTCGGACCGTCGCACTTGCTGCCCTTGAGGAACAGCTTCATCTTCTCCCGCCGGCAGCGGCGGCAGTCTGGACCGGTGTAACGAGCCATCTCTCTCTAACCTCTCAGACCCGACGACGCTTCGGAGGACGGCAACCGTTGTGCGGCTGGGGGGTGACGTCGGCGATCTGGCCGACCTCGAGGCCCACGGCCTGCAGCGAACGGATCGCGGTCTCCCGGCCGGAACCGGGACCCTTGACGAAGACGTCGACCTTGCGCATGCCGTGCTCCATCGCGCGGCGCGCGGCGGCCTCGGCGGCGAGCTGCGCGGCGAACGGAGTCGACTTGCGGGAGCCCTTGAACCCAACCTGGCCCGCGGAGGCCCAGGAGATGACCGCACCAGTCGGGTCGGTGATCGACACGATGGTGTTGTTGAACGTGCTCTTGATGTGCGCCTGCCCGTGGGCGACGTTCTTGCGTTCCTTGCGCCGGACCTTCTTTACAGCGGCCCCGGCACGAGCCTTCGGTGGCATAAGTCTTCTGCGCTCCTAATTACTTCTTGCCGGGCTTCTTCTTGCCGGCGACGGTCCGCTTCGGGCCCTTACGGGTGCGCGCGTTGGTGCGCGTGCGCTGCCCGCGGACGGGCAGGCCACGGCGGTGCCGGATGCCCTCGTAGCAGCCGATCTCGACCTTGCGGCGGATGTCAGCGGCGACCTCGCGGCGCAGGTCGCCTTCTACCTTGAAGTTGGCCTCGATGTAGTCGCGGAGCTGCACGAGCTCCTCGTCCGAGAGGTCCTTTGCACGCTTGTCCAGGGAAACGCCGGTAGCGCCAAGGGCTTCCTTGGCGCGGGTCCGACCGACCCCGTAAATGTAGGTGAGCGCGATCTCCATGCGCTTGTCGCGCGGGAGGTCGACGCCGGCTAGACGTGCCATGTGCGGGCGTACTCCTCGGGTGTTCGCGGAGGTCTGTGCCCATCCCGCCCCGCGTGCCCACGCGGGCCCTGGCCTCCGACCAGGGGTGTGCCACGAGTTCGCCTTGCTCCCGCGGCTGGGACGAGCTTGTGAAATTACGGCGATGCCGCCCGGGACCTAGCCCTGGCGCTGCTTGTGGCGCGGGTCGTCACAGATGACCATGACCCGGCCGTGCCGGCGGATAACGCGGCACTTGTTGCAGATTCGCTTGACGCTCGGCTTGACCTTCACGGTTTGCCTTTACTTCCCATCAACGCCCGGCGGCGCCGCATGGCATGCCGGACCGTCGTCACGGACGGGGACTGGTGTCGCTCCCCGGAGCCGTCAGTCAGGACGTGTTACTTGTAGCGGTAGACGATGCGCCCACGGGTCAGGTCGTAAGGCGAGAGTTCCACCACGACCCGGTCCTCGGGCAGGATGCGGATGTAGTGCTGCCGCATCTTGCCACTGATGTGAGCCAGAACCCTGTGGCCGTTGGCGAGCTCCACCCTGAACATGGCGTTCGGCAATGGCTCGATGACTCGACCCTCGATCTCGATGGCCCCGTCTTTTTTCGGCATATCCTCCGCTGTCCTGACGTCGGTGTTCCGGGTCGGTGCACAGAATCTCCCGAGCGAGGGATCACCCAGGCCAGCCGCGGGCCCTGTCGACCGCCGGAAGCGCGTGGCGGGCATGACAGAGCGGACGCTGTGCGCCGAAAGACCATACTACGCGGGGGTACGCATCGACGCCAAACCGGCGCCGACCTGGGTGCGCCAGCGGTCAGTCGTCTTCGTTTTCAGCGTCTTCGGCAGCCCTTTTGTTCCGTTTCCGCTGTTCTTGCCGGGCCCGGTCGGCCGCCCACTTCTGCGGTTCACCGCTGGCCAGCCCGCCGATCGTCGAGACCAGCAGGACCGCGCCCCAGGGACCGGCGACCCAGGCCGGCCAGAAGTAGAGCCACTGCGCCGTCATCAGGCAGATGACCGCCCAGATGGCCACGACGATCGTGACCGTGGCGAAGTAGCTGTCCCAGGTGTGCGACAGCCAGCGCGCGGTGGCGTTGGGGAACCGCCCGTCCGGCCCCGGCACGAGGGCGTCGTTGCGGATGGGAACCATGAGTTGCGCGCCAGCGGTGGGTGGCATGGTGTCCGGGAGGTCGTCGAGGAGCCCGTCCAGGTCGCCGAACGTCTTCGCCGCATAGGTCCGGCTGAGCCGTTCGTCGTATTCGGTGAGGTCGAGGCGGCCCAGTTCGAGGGCTGCGCGGAGTTGGTCGGCCACCTGCTGCCGCTCCGCGTCGCCCGCCCGCATCTGACGCCGGTCCATACAACTGAGGATGCCACCGGTTGGCCAGCTACCGTGCGGGGTCATGAATGTCTCCGCGAATTACGAAACAGATCAGCATCTCAAGACCAGGCAGAGCATCTGGGCGTACGGTGCGGCCGGTCCCCTACCCGCCCGAGTGCTCGACCTGGTCGCGGTTCCGGAGACAGCGCTGGTCGTGGACGTGGGCTGCGGAAACGGCAACTACCTCGGCGAGCTGCGCCGGCGCGGCCATCGCGGCCCGATGCTGGGCCTGGACCTCTCGCCGGGCATGGCCGCCGCCGCGGCGACGGCCTCGGGCGCGTCGACGGCTGTCGCGGACGCCCAGTTCCTTCCCGTCCGCACCGCCGTCGGGCGGCTGACCCTCGCGCCGCACATGCTCTACCACGTCCCGGACATCCCGCTGGCCCTGGCGGAGATCCGGCGCATCACGGCACCCGGCGGGCGCGCCGCCATCGTGCTCAACAGCCTTCAACACACGCACGAGATCGACGCGCTGCTCGCCGCGGTCACGACCGACCTGCTGGGCCGCCCGGTCACCATGGTCTGGGAAGGCAAGCGGTTCCGCAGCGACCGCGCCGACGAGCTGCTGCCGACCGTGTTCGACGACGTCGAGAAGCACGACCTGGGCTGGGTCGCCACGGTCACGTCGGCGGCCGCGGTGCGCGGCTATGTCGAGAGCATCCCGGCGAGCGGGTTTGCCGTGCCCGACGACCGCCGCGCCGAGGTGCTGACCGAGTTCGAACGCCGCGTGGCGGCCCACATCGCCGCCGCCGGCAGCTTCCCGGTGACCAGCGGAGCCGTCGCCTACGTCTGCGGCTGAAGCGCGTCGCGCAGGAAGTCGAGCTCGGCGACCAGGAGGTGGGCGGCGACGTCACCGCCGACCATGTGGCTGCCGGTCGGCACGGGCAGCACCTGGTGCGGCCGGCCGGCGGCCAGCAGCGCCGCGGAGAGCTTGAGCGTGTGTGCGACGTGGACGTTGTCGTCCTGGAGCCCGTGCATCAACAGCAGCGGGCGCCGCAGGTCGGGCGCGTAGCGCAGCAGCGAGTCCCGCTCGTACACGTCGGCGTTGTCGTCGGGGTGCCCGAGGAACCGCTCCTGCCAATGGGTGTCGTAGA
This genomic interval from Asanoa ferruginea contains the following:
- a CDS encoding class I SAM-dependent methyltransferase; the protein is MTGDHYFTAEPDAATAGAERIVEFAAGGHEFSLRVTGGVFSAYRLDPGTGVLLRKADLPGPASAGNLLDLGCGYGPIASVLATVAPRATVYAVDVNARARALTAANTAALGVRVSAPDEVDQAVRFDEIWSNPPIRIGKSELHALLALWLPRLAPDGVAWLVAGKHLGGDSLHRWLVDEGWQVERRASQKGFRVLRVARN
- the truA gene encoding tRNA pseudouridine(38-40) synthase TruA; amino-acid sequence: MRARLDIAYDGTDFSGWAVQPGRRTVAGSLVSVLEQVLGADVATGLTVAGRTDAGVHATGQVAHVDLPDPVWAATGPTLLRRLAGLLPGDVRVTALTEAPAEFDARFSALFRRYVYRVTDAPWGANPLRRLDTLAWPRTLDLDRLNEAAVGLHGEHDFAAFCKRKENATTVREVTRLDWRRDASGVLEATVQADAFCQAMVRSLVGAMLVAGDGRRDTSWPAAQLTRRERSSAVTVAPAHGLTLVAVGYPESSGALAARAAATRRLRAPAS
- the rplQ gene encoding 50S ribosomal protein L17; the protein is MPTPTKGPRLGGSPAHERLLLANLATALFRHGKITTTETKAKRLRPLAEQLITKAKRGDLHARRRVLTVVRDKDVVFALFDEIAPRYASRNGGYTRIIKTVPRKGDNAPMAIIELVEELVEAPAAPAKKAARKAAAQRDKVEALTREDEQPPAATSTSAPVTTEAKDDDN
- a CDS encoding DNA-directed RNA polymerase subunit alpha — its product is MLITQRPTLSEESISETRSRFTIEPLEPGFGYTLGNSLRRTLLSSIPGAAVTSIKVDGVLHEFTTIPGVKEDVVELVMNVKELCVSSEHDEPVSMYLRKQGPGDVTAGDIQPPAGVSVHNADLKLATLNSKGRLDMELTVERGRGYVTANQNKSAGAEIGRIPVDSIYSPVLKVTYKVEATRVEQRTDFDRLIIDVETKASIGPRTALASAGSTLVELFGLARELDETAEGIDIGPSPQDAQLAADLALPIEELDLTVRSYNCLKREGINTVGELIGRTEADLLDIRNFGQKSIDEVKMKLAGMGLGLKDSAPNFDPAHVVDSFGEVDYDTDDYRETEQL
- the rpsD gene encoding 30S ribosomal protein S4, giving the protein MARYTGPDCRRCRREKMKLFLKGSKCDGPKCPFESRPFPPGQHGRGRTKETEYLLQLREKQKARRVYGVLEKQFRGYYEEAVSKKGKTGEVLLQILESRLDNVVYRAGLAKSRDHARQLVKHGHFVVNGKKVDIPSYRVKEHDIVQVREKSQDMTPFIIAQAEAGSKTVPAWLEAIPTQHKVLVHTLPARQVIDTQVQEQLIVELYSK
- the rpsK gene encoding 30S ribosomal protein S11; this encodes MPPKARAGAAVKKVRRKERKNVAHGQAHIKSTFNNTIVSITDPTGAVISWASAGQVGFKGSRKSTPFAAQLAAEAAARRAMEHGMRKVDVFVKGPGSGRETAIRSLQAVGLEVGQIADVTPQPHNGCRPPKRRRV
- the rpsM gene encoding 30S ribosomal protein S13 is translated as MARLAGVDLPRDKRMEIALTYIYGVGRTRAKEALGATGVSLDKRAKDLSDEELVQLRDYIEANFKVEGDLRREVAADIRRKVEIGCYEGIRHRRGLPVRGQRTRTNARTRKGPKRTVAGKKKPGKK
- the rpmJ gene encoding 50S ribosomal protein L36 — protein: MKVKPSVKRICNKCRVIRRHGRVMVICDDPRHKQRQG
- the infA gene encoding translation initiation factor IF-1; translated protein: MPKKDGAIEIEGRVIEPLPNAMFRVELANGHRVLAHISGKMRQHYIRILPEDRVVVELSPYDLTRGRIVYRYK
- a CDS encoding DUF1707 SHOCT-like domain-containing protein, which codes for MRAGDAERQQVADQLRAALELGRLDLTEYDERLSRTYAAKTFGDLDGLLDDLPDTMPPTAGAQLMVPIRNDALVPGPDGRFPNATARWLSHTWDSYFATVTIVVAIWAVICLMTAQWLYFWPAWVAGPWGAVLLVSTIGGLASGEPQKWAADRARQEQRKRNKRAAEDAENEDD
- a CDS encoding class I SAM-dependent methyltransferase, giving the protein MNVSANYETDQHLKTRQSIWAYGAAGPLPARVLDLVAVPETALVVDVGCGNGNYLGELRRRGHRGPMLGLDLSPGMAAAAATASGASTAVADAQFLPVRTAVGRLTLAPHMLYHVPDIPLALAEIRRITAPGGRAAIVLNSLQHTHEIDALLAAVTTDLLGRPVTMVWEGKRFRSDRADELLPTVFDDVEKHDLGWVATVTSAAAVRGYVESIPASGFAVPDDRRAEVLTEFERRVAAHIAAAGSFPVTSGAVAYVCG